From the genome of Lotus japonicus ecotype B-129 chromosome 6, LjGifu_v1.2, one region includes:
- the LOC130721978 gene encoding protein BREAST CANCER SUSCEPTIBILITY 2 homolog B-like isoform X1, protein MSTWKIFSDAGTNFRWQISKDAASNVPPPLLSPSTSPLPSMSDLLLQPSTLQLFTHQGEQELGIGDNSSSCGFGNSLFKTGSGKRVTISSTGLVRAKTLLGLKEDAVGSTVLSPQHRIGEAHDGKQQLPRPNLPQPLHGVKESCKIMSAVPFQSPLVSGRGSSTLENGFEPDTCGAAVKPAPIKFQTAGGRSLSISNDALRRARSLLGDPDLGDFFDGGDVGGSIFSFPDTRQTNAASPCERSAFSTPLIHHVTSGNNDKMKSFTYPLQSSRQQTEFSTKFLCEGNGDNLIMKFDAVGNENVSSRKSSNVCGQKPLHDRNERADQAAYHSSLTGFSSKIDSCGVPVGGRPLVDISNTINTAHPNNRLPASGKRRLGLRVIASPFKKPRNSQVFADQEVENFPNASGASECKKKVSTRYPFQYPRMHIKDYFAVPPLQQEVHFPNPVGQVTSGNAEKYMFCDGSGNNGMGAEAFVNLLAQHGTSLHFASKEWVLNHYKWIVWKLACYERCNPAKHAGKFLTVSNVLEELKYRYEREVNHGHRSTIKKILEGDALPSAMMILCISRIHSDHVPESGSLFETRTGDQRKETVEIELTDGWYSINAILDIPLSKQRAAGRLFVGQKLRIWGAGLCGWNEPVSPLEVSSTVRLSLHINGTYRAHWAERLGFCKVAGPPLAFRCIKSNGGLIPQTLAGITRIYPILYKERLSSGRSVVISERMENKMMELYNQRRSAVIDSIVSEHQKERRGSHIYDDSESEGAKIYKMLETAEEPEFLMADMSPEQLSSFSAYKAKLNAIRQSKMENSIEKSLQDAGLRHREVTQFMRLRIVGLTYKNGQDKPKEGIVTIWNPTEKQRQELIEGEAYVISGLIPSGSDLDNLQLQTKGSSTKWLPLSSNSREQFKPFFSNRQSIPLSSLTDIPLSNEFDVAAYVVHVGEVYQSSQQKKQWIFVSDGSMYGLQSEKLTNTLLAICFCSPLIDHDSFPPINYNLAGSTVGFCNLIKKEKDHTNHVWVADATESSTYYLNFDSPYCSHLRNAASSVRAWASNSSLTIEKLKEKVLLMIGDSRT, encoded by the exons ATGTCGACCTGGAAGATATTTTCCGACGCCGGAACCAATTTCCGGTGGCAAATCTCTAAAGACGCCGCTTCCAATGTTCCGCCCCCTCTTCTCTCTCCCTCCACCTCTCCTCTCCCTTCCATGTCCGATCTTCTCCTCCAACCTTCAACTCTGCAACTTTTCACCCATCaag GTGAACAAGAGCTTGGAATAGGTGATAATAGTAGTAGTTGCGGATTCGGTAATTCGCTTTTTAAGACCGGCTCCGGGAAAAGAGTTACCATATCTTCTACTGGTTTGGTTCGAGCAAAGACGTTACTCGGCTTGAAAGAAGACGCGGTTGGCAGTACTGTCCTGAGCCCTCAGCATCGAATTGGCGAAGCACATGACGGGAAACAACAATTGCCGCGGCCTAATTTGCCGCAGCCGCTACATGGAGTTAAGGAGAGTTGTAAGATTATGAGTGCTGTGCCATTTCAAAGTCCTTTAGTTAGTGGTAGAGGTAGTAGCACTTTAGAGAATGGTTTTGAGCCAGATACATGTGGTGCAGCGGTTAAGCCAGCTCCGATTAAGTTCCAAACTGCAGGCGGACGGTCTTTATCTATTTCTAATGATGCCCTGCGACGTGCTAGGAGCCTTCTTGGTGATCCGGACCTGGGGGATTTTTTTGATGGAGGGGATGTTGGTGGTTCGATTTTCTCGTTTCCGGATACGAGACAGACTAATGCGGCTTCACCTTGTGAAAGGAGTGCGTTTAGTACTCCTTTGATCCATCATGTAACGTCAGGGAACAATGATAAGATGAAAAGTTTCACATACCCTTTGCAGTCTTCTAGACAACAAACGGAATTCTCAACCAAGTTTCTTTGTGAAGGTAATGGGGATAACTTAATCATGAAATTTGATGCTGTTGGGAACGAAAATGTTTCTAGCCGGAAAAGTAGCAATGTTTGTGGTCAGAAACCCTTACATGACAGGAATGAAAGGGCTGACCAAGCAGCATACCATTCTTCATTGACTGGTTTTTCTTCAAAAATCGATTCATGTGGAGTACCAGTAGGAGGAAGGCCATTGGTTGATATTTCCAACACTATTAACACAGCTCATCCAAACAATAGGCTGCCTGCAAGTGGAAAAAGGAGATTAGGATTACGTGTAATTGCTTCTCCCTTCAAAAAGCCTCGTAATTCTCAAGTCTTTGCTGACCAAGAAGTTGAAAATTTTCCTAATG CCTCAGGTGCTTCTGAATGCAAAAAAAAGGTTTCTACCCGATATCCATTTCAGTATCCGAGGATGCACATCAAGGATTATTTTGCAGTGCCTCCATTACAGCAGGAAGTG CATTTTCCCAATCCAGTTGGACAGGTGACATCAGGTAATGCAGAAAAGTACATGTTCTGTGATGGGTCTGGTAACAATGGTATGGGAGCGGAAGCCTTTGTCAATCTATTGGCTCAACATGGAACTTCACTGCATTTTGCTTCTAAAGA GTGGGTCTTGAATCATTACAAGTGGATTGTCTGGAAACTGGCATGCTATGAGAGATGCAATCCGGCTAAACATGCTGGGAAATTTTTGACCGTATCAAATGTGCTTGAGGAACTTAAGTACAG ATATGAAAGAGAAGTGAATCATGGCCACCGATCTACCATCAAGAAAATTCTTGAAGGGGATGCATTGCCTTCTGCAATGATGATTCTCTGCATTTCTAGAATTCACTCTGATCATGTGCCGGAAAGTGGGTCTTTATTTGAGACAAGAACTGGGGATCAGAGGAAAGAGACAGTAGAAATTGAACTTACTGATGGATG GTATTCAATAAATGCCATTTTAGACATTCCATTGTCAAAACAACGAGCTGCTGGAAGATTGTTTGTAGGGCAGAAGCTTCGG ATATGGGGAGCAGGATTATGTGGTTGGAATGAGCCAGTTTCACCCCTTGAG GTATCATCAACAGTTAGGTTATCGCTACACATAAATGGAACATATAGAGCTCATTGGGCAGAACGGTTAGGGTTTT GTAAGGTTGCTGGTCCGCCTTTGGCTTTCAGATGCATAAAAAGCAATGGTGGTCTAATACCTCAAACTTTGGCTGGAATTACCCGCATATATCCTATTCTTTACAAGGAAAG GTTAAGTAGTGGGCGGTCTGTTGTCATATCAGAGAGGATGGAGAATAAAATGATGGAGCTGTACAATCAGAG GCGCTCTGCTGTCATAGATAGCATAGTTTCGGAGCATCAGAAGGAAAGAAGAGGTTCACATATTTATGATGACAGTGAAAGTGAAGGGGCTAAGATTTATAAAATGCTGGAGACAGCTGAAGAACCAGAATTCCTAATGGCAGATATGAGTCCAGAGCAGCTTAGTTCTTTTTCTGCTTATAAGGCCAAATTAAAT GCAATCAGACAGTCAAAAATGGAAAACTCAATTGAGAAATCTTTGCAAGATGCTGGCTTGAGACATAGAGAAGTCACACAATTTATGAGGTTGCGGATAGTTGGATTAACTTATAAAAATGGACAAGATAAGcctaaagaaggtatagtaaCAATCTGGAACCCAACAGAGAAGCAG CGTCAGGAACTGATAGAGGGAGAAGCATATGTAATTTCAGGACTCATACCATCAGGTTCTGATTTGGATAACCTTCAATTGCAGACTAAAGGATCTTCTACCAAGTGGTTGCCTTTATCTTCTAATTCAAGGGAACAGTTTAA GCCATTTTTCAGTAATCGACAATCAATCCCATTGTCAAGTTTGACTGACATCCCTCTTTCTAA TGAGTTCGACGTTGCTGCGTATGTTGTGCATGTGGGAGAGGTTTATCAATCAAGTCAGCAAAAGAAGCAATGGATTTTTGTGTCTGATGGATCCATGTATGGTTTGCAATCAGAAAAGTTAACCAACACTTTGCTTGCCATCTGCTTTTGCTCTCCATTGATTGATCATGATTCATTTCCACCAATCAACTATAACCTTGCTGGATCCACG GTTGGTTTCTGTAATCTtattaaaaaggaaaaggaccACACGAACCATGTCTGGGTTGCTGATGCTACTGAAAGCTCGACCTattatttgaattttgattcCCCTTACTGTTCTCACCTCAGAAACGCTGCCAGCTCCGTCAGAGCATGGGCAAGCAATTCTAGCTTG ACAATAGAGAAACTCAAGGAAAAGGTGTTGCTTATGATTGGTGATAGTAGAACCTGA
- the LOC130721978 gene encoding protein BREAST CANCER SUSCEPTIBILITY 2 homolog B-like isoform X2 has protein sequence MSTWKIFSDAGTNFRWQISKDAASNVPPPLLSPSTSPLPSMSDLLLQPSTLQLFTHQGEQELGIGDNSSSCGFGNSLFKTGSGKRVTISSTGLVRAKTLLGLKEDAVGSTVLSPQHRIGEAHDGKQQLPRPNLPQPLHGVKESCKIMSAVPFQSPLVSGRGSSTLENGFEPDTCGAAVKPAPIKFQTAGGRSLSISNDALRRARSLLGDPDLGDFFDGGDVGGSIFSFPDTRQTNAASPCERSAFSTPLIHHVTSGNNDKMKSFTYPLQSSRQQTEFSTKFLCEGNGDNLIMKFDAVGNENVSSRKSSNVCGQKPLHDRNERADQAAYHSSLTGFSSKIDSCGVPVGGRPLVDISNTINTAHPNNRLPASGKRRLGLRVIASPFKKPRNSQVFADQEVENFPNGASECKKKVSTRYPFQYPRMHIKDYFAVPPLQQEVHFPNPVGQVTSGNAEKYMFCDGSGNNGMGAEAFVNLLAQHGTSLHFASKEWVLNHYKWIVWKLACYERCNPAKHAGKFLTVSNVLEELKYRYEREVNHGHRSTIKKILEGDALPSAMMILCISRIHSDHVPESGSLFETRTGDQRKETVEIELTDGWYSINAILDIPLSKQRAAGRLFVGQKLRIWGAGLCGWNEPVSPLEVSSTVRLSLHINGTYRAHWAERLGFCKVAGPPLAFRCIKSNGGLIPQTLAGITRIYPILYKERLSSGRSVVISERMENKMMELYNQRRSAVIDSIVSEHQKERRGSHIYDDSESEGAKIYKMLETAEEPEFLMADMSPEQLSSFSAYKAKLNAIRQSKMENSIEKSLQDAGLRHREVTQFMRLRIVGLTYKNGQDKPKEGIVTIWNPTEKQRQELIEGEAYVISGLIPSGSDLDNLQLQTKGSSTKWLPLSSNSREQFKPFFSNRQSIPLSSLTDIPLSNEFDVAAYVVHVGEVYQSSQQKKQWIFVSDGSMYGLQSEKLTNTLLAICFCSPLIDHDSFPPINYNLAGSTVGFCNLIKKEKDHTNHVWVADATESSTYYLNFDSPYCSHLRNAASSVRAWASNSSLTIEKLKEKVLLMIGDSRT, from the exons ATGTCGACCTGGAAGATATTTTCCGACGCCGGAACCAATTTCCGGTGGCAAATCTCTAAAGACGCCGCTTCCAATGTTCCGCCCCCTCTTCTCTCTCCCTCCACCTCTCCTCTCCCTTCCATGTCCGATCTTCTCCTCCAACCTTCAACTCTGCAACTTTTCACCCATCaag GTGAACAAGAGCTTGGAATAGGTGATAATAGTAGTAGTTGCGGATTCGGTAATTCGCTTTTTAAGACCGGCTCCGGGAAAAGAGTTACCATATCTTCTACTGGTTTGGTTCGAGCAAAGACGTTACTCGGCTTGAAAGAAGACGCGGTTGGCAGTACTGTCCTGAGCCCTCAGCATCGAATTGGCGAAGCACATGACGGGAAACAACAATTGCCGCGGCCTAATTTGCCGCAGCCGCTACATGGAGTTAAGGAGAGTTGTAAGATTATGAGTGCTGTGCCATTTCAAAGTCCTTTAGTTAGTGGTAGAGGTAGTAGCACTTTAGAGAATGGTTTTGAGCCAGATACATGTGGTGCAGCGGTTAAGCCAGCTCCGATTAAGTTCCAAACTGCAGGCGGACGGTCTTTATCTATTTCTAATGATGCCCTGCGACGTGCTAGGAGCCTTCTTGGTGATCCGGACCTGGGGGATTTTTTTGATGGAGGGGATGTTGGTGGTTCGATTTTCTCGTTTCCGGATACGAGACAGACTAATGCGGCTTCACCTTGTGAAAGGAGTGCGTTTAGTACTCCTTTGATCCATCATGTAACGTCAGGGAACAATGATAAGATGAAAAGTTTCACATACCCTTTGCAGTCTTCTAGACAACAAACGGAATTCTCAACCAAGTTTCTTTGTGAAGGTAATGGGGATAACTTAATCATGAAATTTGATGCTGTTGGGAACGAAAATGTTTCTAGCCGGAAAAGTAGCAATGTTTGTGGTCAGAAACCCTTACATGACAGGAATGAAAGGGCTGACCAAGCAGCATACCATTCTTCATTGACTGGTTTTTCTTCAAAAATCGATTCATGTGGAGTACCAGTAGGAGGAAGGCCATTGGTTGATATTTCCAACACTATTAACACAGCTCATCCAAACAATAGGCTGCCTGCAAGTGGAAAAAGGAGATTAGGATTACGTGTAATTGCTTCTCCCTTCAAAAAGCCTCGTAATTCTCAAGTCTTTGCTGACCAAGAAGTTGAAAATTTTCCTAATG GTGCTTCTGAATGCAAAAAAAAGGTTTCTACCCGATATCCATTTCAGTATCCGAGGATGCACATCAAGGATTATTTTGCAGTGCCTCCATTACAGCAGGAAGTG CATTTTCCCAATCCAGTTGGACAGGTGACATCAGGTAATGCAGAAAAGTACATGTTCTGTGATGGGTCTGGTAACAATGGTATGGGAGCGGAAGCCTTTGTCAATCTATTGGCTCAACATGGAACTTCACTGCATTTTGCTTCTAAAGA GTGGGTCTTGAATCATTACAAGTGGATTGTCTGGAAACTGGCATGCTATGAGAGATGCAATCCGGCTAAACATGCTGGGAAATTTTTGACCGTATCAAATGTGCTTGAGGAACTTAAGTACAG ATATGAAAGAGAAGTGAATCATGGCCACCGATCTACCATCAAGAAAATTCTTGAAGGGGATGCATTGCCTTCTGCAATGATGATTCTCTGCATTTCTAGAATTCACTCTGATCATGTGCCGGAAAGTGGGTCTTTATTTGAGACAAGAACTGGGGATCAGAGGAAAGAGACAGTAGAAATTGAACTTACTGATGGATG GTATTCAATAAATGCCATTTTAGACATTCCATTGTCAAAACAACGAGCTGCTGGAAGATTGTTTGTAGGGCAGAAGCTTCGG ATATGGGGAGCAGGATTATGTGGTTGGAATGAGCCAGTTTCACCCCTTGAG GTATCATCAACAGTTAGGTTATCGCTACACATAAATGGAACATATAGAGCTCATTGGGCAGAACGGTTAGGGTTTT GTAAGGTTGCTGGTCCGCCTTTGGCTTTCAGATGCATAAAAAGCAATGGTGGTCTAATACCTCAAACTTTGGCTGGAATTACCCGCATATATCCTATTCTTTACAAGGAAAG GTTAAGTAGTGGGCGGTCTGTTGTCATATCAGAGAGGATGGAGAATAAAATGATGGAGCTGTACAATCAGAG GCGCTCTGCTGTCATAGATAGCATAGTTTCGGAGCATCAGAAGGAAAGAAGAGGTTCACATATTTATGATGACAGTGAAAGTGAAGGGGCTAAGATTTATAAAATGCTGGAGACAGCTGAAGAACCAGAATTCCTAATGGCAGATATGAGTCCAGAGCAGCTTAGTTCTTTTTCTGCTTATAAGGCCAAATTAAAT GCAATCAGACAGTCAAAAATGGAAAACTCAATTGAGAAATCTTTGCAAGATGCTGGCTTGAGACATAGAGAAGTCACACAATTTATGAGGTTGCGGATAGTTGGATTAACTTATAAAAATGGACAAGATAAGcctaaagaaggtatagtaaCAATCTGGAACCCAACAGAGAAGCAG CGTCAGGAACTGATAGAGGGAGAAGCATATGTAATTTCAGGACTCATACCATCAGGTTCTGATTTGGATAACCTTCAATTGCAGACTAAAGGATCTTCTACCAAGTGGTTGCCTTTATCTTCTAATTCAAGGGAACAGTTTAA GCCATTTTTCAGTAATCGACAATCAATCCCATTGTCAAGTTTGACTGACATCCCTCTTTCTAA TGAGTTCGACGTTGCTGCGTATGTTGTGCATGTGGGAGAGGTTTATCAATCAAGTCAGCAAAAGAAGCAATGGATTTTTGTGTCTGATGGATCCATGTATGGTTTGCAATCAGAAAAGTTAACCAACACTTTGCTTGCCATCTGCTTTTGCTCTCCATTGATTGATCATGATTCATTTCCACCAATCAACTATAACCTTGCTGGATCCACG GTTGGTTTCTGTAATCTtattaaaaaggaaaaggaccACACGAACCATGTCTGGGTTGCTGATGCTACTGAAAGCTCGACCTattatttgaattttgattcCCCTTACTGTTCTCACCTCAGAAACGCTGCCAGCTCCGTCAGAGCATGGGCAAGCAATTCTAGCTTG ACAATAGAGAAACTCAAGGAAAAGGTGTTGCTTATGATTGGTGATAGTAGAACCTGA
- the LOC130721978 gene encoding protein BREAST CANCER SUSCEPTIBILITY 2 homolog B-like isoform X3, which yields MSTWKIFSDAGTNFRWQISKDAASNVPPPLLSPSTSPLPSMSDLLLQPSTLQLFTHQGEQELGIGDNSSSCGFGNSLFKTGSGKRVTISSTGLVRAKTLLGLKEDAVGSTVLSPQHRIGEAHDGKQQLPRPNLPQPLHGVKESCKIMSAVPFQSPLVSGRGSSTLENGFEPDTCGAAVKPAPIKFQTAGGRSLSISNDALRRARSLLGDPDLGDFFDGGDVGGSIFSFPDTRQTNAASPCERSAFSTPLIHHVTSGNNDKMKSFTYPLQSSRQQTEFSTKFLCEGNGDNLIMKFDAVGNENVSSRKSSNVCGQKPLHDRNERADQAAYHSSLTGFSSKIDSCGVPVGGRPLVDISNTINTAHPNNRLPASGKRRLGLRVIASPFKKPRNSQVFADQEVENFPNASGASECKKKVSTRYPFQYPRMHIKDYFAVPPLQQEVHFPNPVGQVTSGNAEKYMFCDGSGNNGMGAEAFVNLLAQHGTSLHFASKEWVLNHYKWIVWKLACYERCNPAKHAGKFLTVSNVLEELKYRYEREVNHGHRSTIKKILEGDALPSAMMILCISRIHSDHVPESGSLFETRTGDQRKETVEIELTDGWYSINAILDIPLSKQRAAGRLFVGQKLRIWGAGLCGWNEPVSPLEVSSTVRLSLHINGTYRAHWAERLGFCKVAGPPLAFRCIKSNGGLIPQTLAGITRIYPILYKERLSSGRSVVISERMENKMMELYNQRRSAVIDSIVSEHQKERRGSHIYDDSESEGAKIYKMLETAEEPEFLMADMSPEQLSSFSAYKAKLNAIRQSKMENSIEKSLQDAGLRHREVTQFMRLRIVGLTYKNGQDKPKEGIVTIWNPTEKQRQELIEGEAYVISGLIPSGSDLDNLQLQTKGSSTKWLPLSSNSREQFKPFFSNRQSIPLSSLTDIPLSNYDIILVQ from the exons ATGTCGACCTGGAAGATATTTTCCGACGCCGGAACCAATTTCCGGTGGCAAATCTCTAAAGACGCCGCTTCCAATGTTCCGCCCCCTCTTCTCTCTCCCTCCACCTCTCCTCTCCCTTCCATGTCCGATCTTCTCCTCCAACCTTCAACTCTGCAACTTTTCACCCATCaag GTGAACAAGAGCTTGGAATAGGTGATAATAGTAGTAGTTGCGGATTCGGTAATTCGCTTTTTAAGACCGGCTCCGGGAAAAGAGTTACCATATCTTCTACTGGTTTGGTTCGAGCAAAGACGTTACTCGGCTTGAAAGAAGACGCGGTTGGCAGTACTGTCCTGAGCCCTCAGCATCGAATTGGCGAAGCACATGACGGGAAACAACAATTGCCGCGGCCTAATTTGCCGCAGCCGCTACATGGAGTTAAGGAGAGTTGTAAGATTATGAGTGCTGTGCCATTTCAAAGTCCTTTAGTTAGTGGTAGAGGTAGTAGCACTTTAGAGAATGGTTTTGAGCCAGATACATGTGGTGCAGCGGTTAAGCCAGCTCCGATTAAGTTCCAAACTGCAGGCGGACGGTCTTTATCTATTTCTAATGATGCCCTGCGACGTGCTAGGAGCCTTCTTGGTGATCCGGACCTGGGGGATTTTTTTGATGGAGGGGATGTTGGTGGTTCGATTTTCTCGTTTCCGGATACGAGACAGACTAATGCGGCTTCACCTTGTGAAAGGAGTGCGTTTAGTACTCCTTTGATCCATCATGTAACGTCAGGGAACAATGATAAGATGAAAAGTTTCACATACCCTTTGCAGTCTTCTAGACAACAAACGGAATTCTCAACCAAGTTTCTTTGTGAAGGTAATGGGGATAACTTAATCATGAAATTTGATGCTGTTGGGAACGAAAATGTTTCTAGCCGGAAAAGTAGCAATGTTTGTGGTCAGAAACCCTTACATGACAGGAATGAAAGGGCTGACCAAGCAGCATACCATTCTTCATTGACTGGTTTTTCTTCAAAAATCGATTCATGTGGAGTACCAGTAGGAGGAAGGCCATTGGTTGATATTTCCAACACTATTAACACAGCTCATCCAAACAATAGGCTGCCTGCAAGTGGAAAAAGGAGATTAGGATTACGTGTAATTGCTTCTCCCTTCAAAAAGCCTCGTAATTCTCAAGTCTTTGCTGACCAAGAAGTTGAAAATTTTCCTAATG CCTCAGGTGCTTCTGAATGCAAAAAAAAGGTTTCTACCCGATATCCATTTCAGTATCCGAGGATGCACATCAAGGATTATTTTGCAGTGCCTCCATTACAGCAGGAAGTG CATTTTCCCAATCCAGTTGGACAGGTGACATCAGGTAATGCAGAAAAGTACATGTTCTGTGATGGGTCTGGTAACAATGGTATGGGAGCGGAAGCCTTTGTCAATCTATTGGCTCAACATGGAACTTCACTGCATTTTGCTTCTAAAGA GTGGGTCTTGAATCATTACAAGTGGATTGTCTGGAAACTGGCATGCTATGAGAGATGCAATCCGGCTAAACATGCTGGGAAATTTTTGACCGTATCAAATGTGCTTGAGGAACTTAAGTACAG ATATGAAAGAGAAGTGAATCATGGCCACCGATCTACCATCAAGAAAATTCTTGAAGGGGATGCATTGCCTTCTGCAATGATGATTCTCTGCATTTCTAGAATTCACTCTGATCATGTGCCGGAAAGTGGGTCTTTATTTGAGACAAGAACTGGGGATCAGAGGAAAGAGACAGTAGAAATTGAACTTACTGATGGATG GTATTCAATAAATGCCATTTTAGACATTCCATTGTCAAAACAACGAGCTGCTGGAAGATTGTTTGTAGGGCAGAAGCTTCGG ATATGGGGAGCAGGATTATGTGGTTGGAATGAGCCAGTTTCACCCCTTGAG GTATCATCAACAGTTAGGTTATCGCTACACATAAATGGAACATATAGAGCTCATTGGGCAGAACGGTTAGGGTTTT GTAAGGTTGCTGGTCCGCCTTTGGCTTTCAGATGCATAAAAAGCAATGGTGGTCTAATACCTCAAACTTTGGCTGGAATTACCCGCATATATCCTATTCTTTACAAGGAAAG GTTAAGTAGTGGGCGGTCTGTTGTCATATCAGAGAGGATGGAGAATAAAATGATGGAGCTGTACAATCAGAG GCGCTCTGCTGTCATAGATAGCATAGTTTCGGAGCATCAGAAGGAAAGAAGAGGTTCACATATTTATGATGACAGTGAAAGTGAAGGGGCTAAGATTTATAAAATGCTGGAGACAGCTGAAGAACCAGAATTCCTAATGGCAGATATGAGTCCAGAGCAGCTTAGTTCTTTTTCTGCTTATAAGGCCAAATTAAAT GCAATCAGACAGTCAAAAATGGAAAACTCAATTGAGAAATCTTTGCAAGATGCTGGCTTGAGACATAGAGAAGTCACACAATTTATGAGGTTGCGGATAGTTGGATTAACTTATAAAAATGGACAAGATAAGcctaaagaaggtatagtaaCAATCTGGAACCCAACAGAGAAGCAG CGTCAGGAACTGATAGAGGGAGAAGCATATGTAATTTCAGGACTCATACCATCAGGTTCTGATTTGGATAACCTTCAATTGCAGACTAAAGGATCTTCTACCAAGTGGTTGCCTTTATCTTCTAATTCAAGGGAACAGTTTAA GCCATTTTTCAGTAATCGACAATCAATCCCATTGTCAAGTTTGACTGACATCCCTCTTTCTAA CTATGATATTATTCTTGTACAGTGA